A genomic segment from Haladaptatus sp. R4 encodes:
- a CDS encoding AAA family ATPase, with product MGQQFLVILSRPPASGTSTLSEMLADECGFSVVNGDDIFREMAKDQKMTVAEIATVAEDDFCIDREIDDRLLNFPVMISMTVVQRG from the coding sequence ATGGGACAGCAATTTCTTGTCATACTCTCCAGGCCACCAGCCTCTGGCACATCAACGCTCTCTGAAATGCTGGCTGATGAGTGTGGATTCTCGGTCGTGAATGGTGATGATATCTTTCGGGAGATGGCCAAGGATCAGAAGATGACTGTCGCTGAAATCGCTACTGTGGCTGAAGACGATTTCTGCATCGATCGGGAAATCGATGATCGACTCTTGAATTTTCCCGTTATGATATCTATGACGGTCGTACAGAGAGGTTGA